In a single window of the Streptomyces sp. HUAS ZL42 genome:
- a CDS encoding ketosynthase chain-length factor: MSASVVVTGLGVVAPNGLGAEEYWSAARVGKSGIGRISRFDPTQYPAQLAGEIHGFEAAEHLPSRLLPQTDRMTRLALVAADWALEDAGVRPQDLPAFDMGVVTSSASGGFEFGQRELERLWSQGSEYVSAYQSFAWFYAVNSGQISIRHGMKGPSGVVVSEQAGGLDCVAQARRQVRKGTPLVVSGSVDASLCPWGWVAQMTSGRVTTRDDPAGAYLPFDHRASGHVPGEGGAILILEREDVARARGAKVYGEIAGYGATFDPKPGSGRPPALRRAIETALEDAGVAAGDVDVVFADGAAVPELDRIEADALNEVFGRGQVPVTVPKTMTGALYSAAGALDLATVFLAMEEGLIPPTMNTDPADEYGLDLVVGHPRTHEVRTALVVARGQGGFNSALVVRSAD; encoded by the coding sequence ATGAGCGCCTCAGTCGTGGTGACCGGCCTGGGCGTGGTCGCGCCCAACGGGCTCGGCGCCGAGGAGTACTGGTCGGCGGCCCGCGTCGGCAAGAGCGGCATCGGGCGGATCTCCCGCTTCGACCCCACGCAGTACCCGGCCCAGCTGGCCGGAGAGATCCACGGGTTCGAGGCCGCGGAGCATCTGCCGAGCCGGCTGCTCCCGCAGACCGACCGCATGACCCGGCTCGCGCTCGTCGCCGCGGACTGGGCACTGGAGGACGCCGGGGTGCGCCCGCAGGACCTGCCCGCCTTCGACATGGGAGTGGTCACCTCCAGCGCCTCCGGCGGCTTCGAGTTCGGCCAGCGCGAGCTGGAACGGCTGTGGAGCCAGGGCAGCGAGTACGTCAGCGCGTACCAGTCCTTCGCCTGGTTCTACGCCGTCAACAGCGGCCAGATCTCCATCCGCCACGGCATGAAGGGCCCCAGCGGCGTCGTCGTCAGTGAGCAGGCCGGCGGTCTGGACTGTGTCGCCCAGGCGCGCCGCCAGGTCCGCAAGGGCACGCCCCTGGTCGTCTCCGGCTCCGTCGACGCCTCCCTGTGCCCGTGGGGATGGGTGGCCCAGATGACGAGCGGCCGGGTCACCACCCGCGACGATCCGGCCGGTGCCTATCTTCCGTTCGACCACCGGGCCTCCGGGCACGTGCCGGGCGAGGGCGGCGCCATCCTCATCCTGGAGCGGGAGGACGTCGCCCGTGCGCGCGGCGCGAAGGTGTACGGGGAGATCGCCGGCTACGGCGCCACGTTCGACCCGAAGCCGGGCAGCGGGCGTCCCCCCGCCCTGCGCAGGGCGATCGAGACCGCCCTGGAGGACGCCGGCGTCGCCGCCGGTGACGTGGACGTGGTCTTCGCCGACGGCGCGGCCGTCCCCGAGCTGGACCGGATCGAGGCCGACGCCCTGAACGAGGTCTTCGGCCGGGGTCAGGTGCCCGTCACCGTGCCCAAGACGATGACCGGAGCCCTGTACTCCGCCGCCGGCGCGCTCGACCTCGCGACGGTCTTCCTCGCGATGGAGGAGGGCCTGATCCCGCCCACCATGAACACCGACCCGGCCGACGAGTACGGCCTGGACCTCGTCGTCGGCCACCCCCGCACCCACGAGGTGCGCACCGCGCTGGTGGTGGCGCGCGGCCAGGGGGGCTTCAACTCCGCACTCGTCGTCCGATCGGCCGACTGA
- a CDS encoding acyl carrier protein yields MAEQAFTLDDLRRILIEAAGADDSYNLDGDILDTDFEELGYESLALLETGGRIEREYGISLDEEVLSIANTPRLLIDAVNSGLAALV; encoded by the coding sequence ATGGCTGAGCAGGCATTCACCCTCGACGACCTCCGCCGCATCCTCATCGAGGCGGCGGGCGCCGACGACTCCTACAACCTCGACGGGGACATCCTCGACACCGACTTCGAGGAGCTGGGCTACGAGTCCCTGGCCCTGCTGGAGACCGGCGGCCGCATTGAGCGCGAATACGGCATCTCGCTCGACGAGGAGGTGCTGAGCATCGCGAACACCCCGCGCTTGCTGATCGACGCCGTCAACAGCGGTCTCGCCGCCCTGGTCTGA
- the fabG gene encoding 3-oxoacyl-ACP reductase FabG, translating into MSEKEKRVALVTGATSGIGLAAARLLAGQGHKVFIGARNAENIASTVKELQFEGLEVEGTTVDVRSADDVRAFVRAAVDTFGTIDVLVNNAGRSGGGVTADIDDELWADVIETNLNSVFRMTREVLNTGGMRRKDRGRIINIASTAGKQGVVLGAPYSASKHGVVGFTKALGNELAPTGITVNAVCPGYVETPMAQRVRQGYAAAYDTSEAAILEKFQAKIPLGRYSTPEEVAGLVGYLASDTAASITAQALNVCGGLGNF; encoded by the coding sequence ATGTCAGAAAAGGAAAAGCGGGTCGCCCTGGTCACCGGAGCCACGAGCGGGATCGGCCTCGCCGCCGCCCGGCTCCTGGCCGGGCAGGGCCACAAGGTGTTCATCGGCGCGCGCAACGCCGAGAACATCGCCTCGACCGTGAAGGAACTCCAGTTCGAGGGCCTCGAGGTCGAGGGCACGACCGTCGACGTCCGTTCCGCCGACGACGTCCGGGCCTTCGTCCGGGCCGCCGTCGACACCTTCGGGACCATCGACGTCCTGGTCAACAACGCGGGCCGCAGCGGAGGCGGCGTCACCGCCGACATCGACGACGAGCTGTGGGCGGACGTCATCGAGACCAACCTCAACAGCGTCTTCCGGATGACCCGCGAGGTGCTCAACACCGGCGGGATGCGGCGCAAGGACCGCGGCCGGATCATCAACATCGCCTCCACGGCCGGAAAGCAGGGCGTGGTGCTCGGTGCGCCGTACTCGGCCTCCAAGCACGGCGTCGTCGGGTTCACCAAGGCGCTCGGCAACGAACTGGCGCCCACCGGCATCACCGTCAACGCGGTGTGCCCCGGTTACGTGGAGACCCCCATGGCCCAGCGCGTGCGGCAGGGCTACGCCGCCGCGTACGACACCAGCGAGGCGGCCATCCTCGAGAAGTTCCAGGCCAAGATCCCGCTCGGCCGGTACTCCACCCCCGAGGAGGTGGCCGGCCTGGTGGGCTACCTGGCCTCCGACACGGCGGCCTCCATCACGGCGCAGGCGCTCAACGTCTGCGGCGGACTGGGCAACTTCTGA
- a CDS encoding aromatase/cyclase — MTIREVEHEITAAAPAETVFRLIAEVENWPRIFPPTIHVEHAERGEREERIQIWATANGEPKNWTSRRTLDRDNLRIDFRQEVSTPPVAAMGGAWIIEPVSTTESRIRLLHDYRAVDDDPGHLAWIDEAVDRNSRSELAALRTNVERAHAEAELTFSFEDSVHIDGAAKDVYDFINEAQLWSERLPHVATVRLTEDTPGLQTLEMDTRAQDGSVHTTKSYRVTFPHHKIAYKQVTLPALMTLHTGYWTFTETETGVTASSQHTVTLNTENIARILGEDATVADARAYVHNALSTNSRATLGHAKAHAEAGR; from the coding sequence ATGACCATCCGTGAGGTCGAGCACGAGATCACCGCGGCCGCACCGGCCGAGACGGTGTTCCGGCTGATCGCCGAGGTGGAGAACTGGCCGCGGATCTTCCCGCCGACCATCCACGTCGAGCACGCGGAGCGCGGTGAGCGGGAGGAGCGCATCCAGATCTGGGCGACCGCCAACGGCGAGCCCAAGAACTGGACTTCGCGCCGCACCCTGGACCGCGACAACCTGCGGATCGACTTCCGCCAGGAGGTGTCCACGCCTCCGGTGGCGGCCATGGGCGGCGCCTGGATCATCGAGCCCGTCTCGACGACCGAGTCGAGGATCCGGCTGCTGCACGACTACCGGGCGGTGGACGACGACCCCGGCCACCTCGCGTGGATCGACGAGGCCGTCGACCGCAACTCGCGATCCGAGCTGGCCGCCCTGCGTACCAACGTCGAACGCGCCCACGCCGAGGCCGAACTCACCTTCTCCTTCGAGGACTCCGTCCACATCGACGGAGCGGCCAAGGACGTCTACGACTTCATCAACGAGGCGCAGCTGTGGTCCGAGCGGCTGCCGCACGTGGCCACGGTGCGGCTGACCGAGGACACCCCCGGGCTCCAGACCCTGGAGATGGACACCCGCGCCCAGGACGGCTCCGTCCACACCACCAAGTCGTACCGGGTGACGTTCCCGCACCACAAGATCGCCTACAAGCAGGTGACCCTGCCGGCGCTCATGACGCTGCACACCGGCTACTGGACGTTCACCGAGACCGAGACCGGCGTCACGGCGTCCTCCCAGCACACCGTGACACTCAACACCGAGAACATCGCCCGGATCCTCGGCGAGGACGCCACCGTCGCCGACGCCCGCGCGTATGTGCACAACGCGCTGAGCACCAACAGCAGGGCCACGCTCGGCCACGCGAAAGCCCATGCCGAGGCGGGGCGCTGA
- a CDS encoding 4'-phosphopantetheinyl transferase superfamily protein, with the protein MSELDDSEVRRAELFVRPKDRVQYLSAHIALRRILAASTGYPPGLLRLGREAGPVRSLRTSRPVLRHPPVPVHFSLSHSHGLILIGTAATAVGVDVQRTPTIEAVQVCGPALHPAEWRELLALPEARRPVTFAQLWTRKEAYLKGLGTGLGRRPALDYLGVGTDADAPPGPPGWIVRDVPAGPHHAAAAALAVPAEPLITLRTLPVACLYDGEAGLPLSAAPLMALRRRGSWTLRWSLLERDPPG; encoded by the coding sequence GTGAGCGAGCTCGACGACTCGGAAGTGCGCCGGGCCGAACTGTTCGTGCGGCCCAAGGACCGGGTGCAGTACCTGTCGGCGCACATCGCGCTGCGCCGGATCCTCGCGGCGTCCACGGGATACCCGCCCGGGCTGTTGCGTCTGGGCCGGGAAGCCGGCCCGGTGCGCTCGCTGCGCACGAGCCGGCCCGTTCTGCGGCATCCGCCGGTCCCGGTCCACTTCTCGCTCTCGCACAGTCATGGGCTGATCCTGATCGGCACGGCGGCCACGGCCGTCGGCGTGGATGTGCAGCGCACGCCGACGATCGAGGCGGTGCAGGTGTGCGGGCCCGCACTGCATCCGGCGGAGTGGCGTGAACTCCTCGCCCTTCCCGAAGCGCGACGACCGGTCACCTTCGCGCAGCTGTGGACCCGCAAGGAGGCGTACCTGAAGGGTCTGGGGACGGGGCTGGGCCGCAGACCCGCCCTCGACTACCTGGGCGTCGGAACCGACGCCGACGCCCCGCCCGGCCCGCCCGGCTGGATCGTGCGGGACGTGCCGGCCGGGCCGCATCACGCTGCCGCCGCCGCCCTGGCCGTCCCCGCGGAACCGCTCATCACGCTGCGCACGCTGCCGGTTGCGTGCCTGTACGACGGCGAAGCCGGACTGCCGCTGTCCGCGGCTCCGCTAATGGCTCTGAGAAGGAGAGGTTCATGGACGCTTCGGTGGTCGTTGTTGGAGCGGGACCCGCCGGGCTGA
- a CDS encoding FAD-dependent monooxygenase, whose translation MDASVVVVGAGPAGLMLAGELRLAGIDVTVLERHPGRTGESRGIGLTIGTMEVFDQRGLLRRLGEYETGGMGHFGGLPLDMSVLGAAHEAARTVPQSVTEEALEAWAGELGADIRRGHEFLSYDETGDGVTVTVRHPGGEERIRARYLVGCDGGRSSVRKAAGFDFPGTAATTEMLLADLRGVELAPRMTGQQVGGGFVMVAKLAGGIHRIIVGEHGIPPQRRTGPPAFAEVADLWKRLTGSDISHAEPVWVSAFGNAARQVTEYRRGRVLLAGDSAHVHLPAGGQGMNTSVQDSHNLGWKLAAVLHGDAPEELLDTYHSERHEVGRALLANTRAQSLLVLGGEEAQPLRDVLAELIRYPDVARHLAAKASGLDIRYDVGGGRSPLLGRRLPHLRVTSGSGATSSTALLRSGRGVLLDLDDNAVLRRRAQAWRDRVDIVTATPDALPEDSPLAGTTAVLLRPDGYVAWAAPGSHHDLNTALTRWFGPGLGQRR comes from the coding sequence ATGGACGCTTCGGTGGTCGTTGTTGGAGCGGGACCCGCCGGGCTGATGCTCGCCGGGGAGCTCCGGCTGGCGGGGATCGACGTCACGGTGCTGGAACGGCATCCCGGGCGCACCGGGGAGTCCCGGGGGATCGGCCTGACCATCGGCACCATGGAGGTGTTCGACCAGCGCGGACTCCTCCGCCGGCTCGGTGAGTACGAGACCGGCGGCATGGGTCACTTCGGTGGCCTGCCGCTGGACATGAGTGTCCTCGGGGCGGCGCACGAAGCGGCCCGCACGGTCCCGCAGTCGGTGACCGAGGAAGCCCTCGAGGCCTGGGCGGGCGAACTCGGCGCCGACATTCGGCGCGGGCACGAGTTCCTGTCGTACGACGAAACGGGCGACGGCGTGACGGTCACGGTGCGCCACCCGGGCGGTGAGGAGCGGATCCGGGCCCGCTATCTCGTCGGCTGCGACGGCGGACGCAGCTCGGTGCGCAAGGCGGCCGGGTTCGACTTCCCCGGCACCGCCGCCACGACCGAGATGCTGCTGGCCGATCTGCGCGGTGTCGAGCTGGCGCCGCGCATGACCGGCCAGCAGGTCGGCGGCGGGTTCGTGATGGTCGCGAAACTGGCCGGCGGGATCCACCGGATCATCGTCGGTGAGCACGGGATCCCGCCGCAGCGGCGCACCGGGCCCCCCGCCTTCGCCGAGGTCGCCGATCTGTGGAAACGGCTCACGGGCAGCGACATCTCGCACGCGGAGCCGGTCTGGGTCAGCGCCTTCGGCAACGCCGCCCGGCAGGTCACCGAGTACCGGCGCGGCCGTGTCCTGCTGGCCGGCGACTCCGCCCATGTGCATCTGCCCGCGGGCGGCCAGGGCATGAACACCAGCGTCCAGGACTCCCACAACCTCGGCTGGAAGCTGGCGGCGGTGCTGCACGGCGACGCGCCCGAGGAACTGCTCGACACGTACCACTCCGAGCGCCACGAGGTGGGCCGGGCGCTGCTCGCCAACACCCGGGCACAGAGCCTGCTGGTGCTGGGCGGCGAGGAGGCCCAGCCGCTGCGCGACGTCCTGGCCGAGCTGATCCGGTACCCCGACGTCGCCCGCCACCTGGCGGCCAAGGCCAGCGGCCTGGACATCCGTTACGACGTCGGCGGCGGCCGCAGCCCGCTGCTCGGACGTCGGCTCCCGCACCTGAGGGTGACGTCGGGCAGCGGCGCCACGAGCAGTACGGCACTGCTGCGCTCGGGGCGAGGTGTGCTCCTCGACCTCGACGACAACGCCGTACTGCGCCGCCGCGCCCAGGCCTGGCGGGACCGCGTCGACATCGTGACCGCGACCCCGGACGCCCTGCCCGAGGACAGCCCCCTGGCGGGCACGACCGCGGTGCTGCTGCGCCCGGACGGCTACGTCGCCTGGGCCGCGCCCGGCAGCCACCACGACCTGAACACGGCTCTGACCCGCT